A single window of Gossypium arboreum isolate Shixiya-1 chromosome 13, ASM2569848v2, whole genome shotgun sequence DNA harbors:
- the LOC108463558 gene encoding benzyl alcohol O-benzoyltransferase-like: MAIASSIPLVFSVQRCKPELVAPTKPTPHEHKLLSDIDDQAALRFQVPFIQFYEYNPSMQGKDPAEVIREALANALVFYYPFAGRLREGPNGKLIVDCTGEGVMFIKADADVTLEQFGNALHPPFPCFDELLYDVPDSERMLNCPLLLIQVTRLKCGSFIFAIRFNHVICDGIGLKQFMSTISEMARGATSCFISPIWERHLLDAGDPPRVIFYHHEYDEVEPTAISWPLDNLVQRSFFFGPVEVSTLRSLLPLHLCHCTTKFELLTACLWRCRTIALNLNPNEKVRMLCTGNLRSKFNPSLPLGYYGNVIVFPAAITTVRNLLHNPLGYTVELVKQAKASMTKEYAKSVAALMVLRAKQLNFTKIVGSFVVSDLTKIGFEDIDFGWGKAVFAGAAKAVGVISFFVSTKSTKGEVGTSVPICLPAPAMERFEKELDNMLKGHLLGF, from the exons ATGGCAATAGCTTCTAGCATTCCTCTTGTATTCTCTGTCCAACGATGCAAACCCGAACTTGTGGCTCCAACCAAGCCCACACCACATGAACATAAACTTCTATCTGACATTGATGATCAAGCGGCTCTTCGCTTCCAAGTTCCATTTATCCAATTTTATGAGTACAATCCTTCCATGCAAGGAAAAGATCCAGCCGAGGTTATTAGGGAGGCACTTGCAAATGCCTTAGTGTTTTATTATCCATTTGCAGGTAGATTAAGGGAAGGGCCTAATGGTAAGCTCATAGTGGATTGCACCGGTGAGGGTGTGATGTTTATAAAAGCCGATGCCGATGTTACTCTTGAACAATTTGGCAATGCACTTCACCCACCATTCCCTTGCTTTGATGAGCTCCTTTACGATGTTCCTGACTCTGAACGGATGCTTAATTGTCCACTATTGTTAATTCAG GTAACGCGACTAAAATGCGGTAGTTTCATTTTTGCTATCCGCTTTAACCATGTAATATGTGATGGCATAGGCCTAAAACAATTCATGTCTACCATAAGCGAAATGGCACGAGGTGCAACTTCATGCTTCATCTCACCCATTTGGGAAAGACATCTCTTAGATGCTGGAGATCCACCTCGAGTCATATTCTATCACCATGAGTATGATGAAGTAGAACCTACCGCCATCTCTTGGCCATTGGATAACTTGGTTCAACGTTCTTTTTTCTTTGGCCCTGTTGAAGTTTCAACTCTTCGTAGTCTCCTCCCACTCCACCTTTGCCATTGCACCACCAAGTTCGAACTCCTAACAGCTTGCTTATGGCGTTGTCGAACCATTGCTTTAAACCTTAACCCTAATGAAAAGGTACGCATGCTATGCACCGGAAACTTACGTTCCAAATTCAATCCTTCATTGCCATTGGGATATTATGGGAATGTCATTGTCTTTCCAGCAGCAATAACAACAGTTAGAAATCTTCTCCATAATCCATTAGGGTATACAGTGGAACTAGTGAAGCAAGCCAAAGCAAGCATGACAAAGGAATATGCCAAATCAGTGGCAGCTTTAATGGTGCTTAGGGCTAAACAACttaatttcacaaaaattgttgGATCTTTCGTTGTATCTGATTTAACAAAAATAGGATTTGAAGACATCGATTTTGGATGGGGTAAGGCAGTGTTTGCAGGGGCAGCAAAAGCTGTTGGGGTGATAAGCTTTTTCGTATCAACCAAAAGTACGAAAGGAGAAGTTGGAACTTCAGTACCTATTTGTTTGCCAGCTCCGGCCATGGAAAGATTTGAGAAGGAATTGGACAACATGTTGAAAGGCCATCTGCTAGGGTTTTGA